The stretch of DNA GATTAAATGATTTTGTCAATCAGATATTGGGTACTTATGAGTTGGAATCACAGATGATGGAAATACTAAACCTAAAAAAAGTTATAGTGGTACCCGGTGATGTGGATCAAGAAGGATTGGTATTAAATGAGATGGGCAAGGCTGCGGCTAAGTATATAAGAAGTATAGTAAAAAATGACAGCGTTATGGCAGTCACCGGTGGATCTTCGGTAGGATCTGTTGCACGTGCCTTACCTAAGGTAGGTCAATTGAGTGATATAGTTGTGATACCGGCAAGGGGCGGTATGGGTAGAGAGGTGGAGAATCAGGCCAACACTCTATCTTCGATATTTGCCAAAAAGTTGGGGGGTCAATATAGATTGCTCCACGTGCCTGATCAGCTGGGAGCTCAGGCTGTAGAAACCCTTTTAAACGAACCGGATATTAGAAGCATAGTAGATGCTCTGAAGAAAACAGATATACTTGTATATGGTATTGGTAGGGCTGAGGATATGGCAAGACGCCGAAACTTGTCTGCCGATAGAA from Xylanivirga thermophila encodes:
- a CDS encoding sugar-binding transcriptional regulator; this translates as MSRLRMSMTQKHNLLEQLVPELAELFNQRYTILKHIREFQPIGRRNLSVSLNVPERMVRRETAFLKEAGFIDVKASGMVITVEGESLLEGLNDFVNQILGTYELESQMMEILNLKKVIVVPGDVDQEGLVLNEMGKAAAKYIRSIVKNDSVMAVTGGSSVGSVARALPKVGQLSDIVVIPARGGMGREVENQANTLSSIFAKKLGGQYRLLHVPDQLGAQAVETLLNEPDIRSIVDALKKTDILVYGIGRAEDMARRRNLSADRINNLERAGAVAEAFGYYFNEHGDIVYASSSIGLSIDELRHIPHSVGIAGGHQKAIAIAAVMRHWENSVLITDEGAAREVIKLGV